From Phaeodactylum tricornutum CCAP 1055/1 chromosome 11, complete sequence, one genomic window encodes:
- a CDS encoding predicted protein has protein sequence MKLFCAAISLLVIESAFGFTSLAPGSRPAFSLTQCSATTLDGRKITGDVKPLNNFVLVKIGEAREQTEGGILLTGKAKIKKTEGTVVAIGPGRTHQDSGIVFDMPVSEGQGVVYGKFDGTEINIGGAKHVLIRDDDILVKFTGDLSLDSVDMVRDNVLVYVENDESETDGGILIAKSSSADKKPSTGIVVKVGPGKMASDGSLMSMDVAVDDMVKFRDFAGMDVEIDGKEYSVVKMADILAQF, from the coding sequence ATGAAGCTCTTCTGCGCTGCAATTAGCTTGCTCGTGATTGAGTCCGCTTTCGGCTTTACATCGCTAGCCCCGGGAAGTAGGCCAGCATTTTCCCTTACACAGTGTTCCGCCACAACCTTGGACGGCCGAAAGATCACCGGAGATGTGAAACCACTGAACAACTTTGTTTTAGTCAAGATAGGTGAAGCTAGGGAGCAGACGGAGGGAGGAATTCTGCTCACAGGAAAAGCCAAAATTAAAAAGACGGAAGGAACGGTAGTAGCGATAGGCCCTGGCCGCACTCACCAGGACTCAGGCATTGTCTTTGATATGCCAGTGAGTGAGGGACAAGGTGTTGTTTACGGAAAATTCGATGGAACAGAGATTAATATTGGTGGTGCTAAGCATGTTCTAATTCGGGATGATGACATTCTTGTCAAATTTACCGGTGATTTGAGTCTCGATTCGGTTGACATGGTTAGGGACAATGTGCTGGTATACGTAGAAAATGATGAATCCGAGACTGACGGAGGTATTCTAATTGCCAAAAGCTCCTCTGCTGACAAGAAGCCATCAACAGGAATTGTCGTTAAAGTCGGACCCGGAAAGATGGCGAGTGATGGATCTCTCATGTCAATGGATGTGGCTGTCGATGACATGGTAAAATTCCGAGACTTTGCTGGTATGGATGTTGAGATCGATGGAAAGGAATACAGCGTTGTCAAGATGGCAGACATACTTGCACAATTCTAG
- a CDS encoding predicted protein, whose amino-acid sequence MTMLHSVRLMRSMPSRMLFNLRSVKKSSVPMCVTFSAAAGNLNIYDEKQADEEERRRVELYKEIDNMKGRGFTDPWDLEDLMNSKTTYADLPDWSPALVSRLSQERVKIHPDKIPTLSTLARIPLPPPPPPHPGHGQLKLYALQRKRAIFKIIAEKVEAMVEPEISRIKEIVSWEDKQDAVDELFERVEFSLREKEEILGKHPLFSSWVEKALEQYLQRVQRSQEIDHNDAEHKDSTTENTTSMDEDALPNAEQDSAALPVFLDCFSESDSEAENSPKILHPLKLFERGQNLGRMIEEWDLAAHKTSKRIMIRQCTRQIAQALEGPVAPRVFVHGQKGVGKTATLASVVASARKSGHIVMYFSDGDHMSKNGFYIEPNAKRPGIFDLPILSGQACQQLLDCHKADLEEFSISRETLEVYFTADQVNRLSGLTGEEMKLVEVLELAVEKTAVAPMCYAAAVDALMKQEKKPFLIVSDDFNSFFQPGFYFHADYDYDVKKAIPYEQISLFKPVLDAMALTADEGTDPRTPMMMKQGGIVVGISESRAVGRKITDQLGVNARLQASNDAVPMIVCEVPRLSSIEVEHMLANYEAIGFGKLRLDQGDVVLNDDEVTYLRVVSSGVAQNLMDVCIM is encoded by the coding sequence ATGACGATGTTACATTCTGTCCGCTTGATGCGTTCGATGCCATCTAGGATGCTATTTAATCTTCGAAGCGTGAAAAAGAGCTCGGTTCCGATGTGCGTCACTTTTAGCGCGGCTGCTGGAAACCTCAATATTTACGATGAGAAACAAGCGGATGAAGAGGAGCGCCGTAGGGTCGAACTCTACAAGGAAATTGACAACATGAAAGGTAGAGGATTTACTGATCCCtgggatttggaagacctgATGAACTCCAAAACAACGTACGCCGACCTTCCTGATTGGTCTCCCGCACTTGTGTCTCGCCTAAGTCAAGAGCGCGTGAAGATCCATCCCGACAAGATACCCACGCTCTCTACCCTTGCTCGCATACCTTTGCCCCCTCCTCCACCTCCGCATCCTGGCCACGGACAATTAAAGTTGTATGCATTGCAAAGAAAACGCGCTATATTCAAAATTATTGCCGAGAAAGTTGAAGCAATGGTGGAGCCGGAAATTTCTCGAATTAAAGAAATTGTTTCGTGGGAAGACAAGCAAGATGCTGTAGATGAATTATTTGAGCGAGTTGAATTCTCATTAagagaaaaagaggaaatccTCGGCAAACATCCTTTGTTTAGTTCTTGGGTCGAAAAGGCTTTGGAGCAGTATTTGCAAAGAGTTCAGCGATCCCAAGAAATAGATCACAACGACGCAGAACACAAGGATTCCACCACGGAAAACACAACGAGcatggacgaagacgccCTGCCTAATGCGGAACAAGATTCGGCCGCGCTCCCTGTTTTTCTTGACTGCTTTTCGGAGAGCGATTCCGAAGCGGAAAATTCTCCAAAGATTCTGCATCCCCTCAAATTATTTGAGCGGGGTCAAAACCTCGGACGAATGATAGAAGAGTGGGACCTTGCTGCTCACAAAACTTCAAAACGCATAATGATTCGACAATGTACGCGCCAGATTGCTCAAGCTCTTGAAGGACCCGTTGCTCCGAGAGTTTTTGTCCACGGACAGAAGGGAGTTGGTAAAACAGCTACACTGGCGTCAGTTGTTGCCTCGGCTCGTAAATCCGGGCATATAGTTATGTATTTCTCTGACGGAGACCATATGTCAAAAAACGGATTCTACATCGAACCAAATGCAAAGCGGCCGGGCATATTCGACTTACCTATTCTGAGCGGGCAGGCCTGTCAGCAACTTCTGGATTGTCACAAAGCTGACTTGGAGGAGTTCAGTATCAGCAGAGAAACCTTGGAAGTGTATTTTACTGCTGACCAAGTGAACAGGCTCTCAGGGCTAACCGGTGAAGAAATGAAACTTGTAGAAGTCCTGGAATTGGCAGTCGAAAAGACCGCTGTTGCTCCTATGTGCTATGCCGCCGCAGTCGATGCCCTGATGAAGCAAGAGAAGAAGCCGTTTTTGATTGTTTCAGATGACTTCAACAGTTTCTTTCAGCCAGGATTTTACTTCCATGCAGATTACGACTACGACGTAAAGAAAGCAATTCCGTACGAACAGATCAGCCTCTTTAAACCCGTCTTGGATGCAATGGCCTTGACTGCTGATGAAGGCACCGATCCGCGAACCCCAATGATGATGAAGCAGGGTGGTATTGTCGTAGGAATATCGGAATCGCGGGCCGTCGGTCGAAAGATCACCGATCAGCTGGGAGTAAACGCTCGTCTACAAGCGAGCAATGATGCAGTTCCCATGATTGTATGTGAGGTTCCTCGGCTATCCAGTATCGAAGTAGAGCACATGCTCGCAAATTATGAGGCTATAGGATTTGGCAAACTTCGATTGGACCAAGGAGACGTCGTGTTGAACGATGACGAGGTTACGTATTTGCGTGTCGTGTCAAGTGGTGTTGCGCAGAATCTTATGGATGTATGCATCATGTAG
- a CDS encoding predicted protein, translated as MMNQTSKCNANLSKNKERDTEEVACFLLSLKHNSDRSATVSPDPEQNQVEVIQTSNHKPPQFSFASLSDSSIGSKPYASSNFDDLIIDSNLVYPKDRDLVPDALFVAMAQMNPCTLTHADRVGCYKAREIGFVGMSCKFCGGQPGFGRFFPASIRSLAQTTTSQTIMKHIAGKCRFCPPQVRNTVLDLQREQALRESMSSGRPRYGSRKIFFQRVWARLHDVKDAIDEDNKTIATADESASNSTPSGTDDISLSSISFGEEDGGISAGLLRQKRPRFGMLPTQENKRAKYGEEASLQRL; from the coding sequence ATGATGAACCAAACCTCAAAATGCAACGCAAATCTTTCAAAAAACAAGGAACGAGACACGGAAGAAGTGGCatgcttcttgttgtcgcTAAAACACAATAGCGACCGTAGCGCGACGGTTTCTCCTGATCCGGAACAAAACCAAGTGGAAGTCATTCAAACCTCGAATCATAAGCCTCCGCAGTTTAGCTTTGCATCTCTTTCAGACTCGTCTATTGGGTCCAAGCCTTATGCTTCATCAAATTTCGATGATCTCATTATTGACAGCAATCTCGTGTACCCAAAGGATCGGGACCTCGTCCCTGATGCCCTCTTCGTTGCCATGGCTCAGATGAATCCTTGTACATTGACGCATGCTGATCGTGTAGGCTGCTACAAAGCTCGCGAAATCGGCTTCGTCGGCATGAGTTGCAAGTTTTGCGGAGGGCAACCAGGGTTTGGGAGATTCTTTCCGGCAAGTATTCGGAGTCTTGCGCAGACGACGACATCTCAAACTATTATGAAGCATATAGCCGGCAAATGCCGTTTTTGCCCTCCTCAAGTGAGAAACACCGTACTCGACCTACAACGTGAGCAGGCTCTTCGTGAAAGCATGAGCTCTGGCCGCCCGAGATACGGTAGTCGTAAGATTTTCTTTCAACGTGTTTGGGCTCGGCTCCACGACGTGAAGGAtgccattgacgaagacaACAAGACCATCGCGACGGCTGACGAGTCTGCTTCGAATTCCACTCCTAGTGGCACCGACGATATCTCTCTCTCAAGCATATCTTTTGGGGAGGAGGATGGTGGGATATCCGCCGGACTGCTAAGGCAAAAACGCCCTCGTTTTGGGATGCTGCCTACGCAGGAGAATAAACGGGCAAAATATGGGGAAGAGGCTTCGCTACAACGTTTGTAG